AAATTCCGCAGCTTTTAAAAGGTGTGTGGAAAAATTCCAGCCGGTATTTTGTCTTTGATTCAGGCTATGTTTCTGATGACGGCGGCGCAATTCCCCAAGCTGTACTTAGAACTTTCTATACTTGGTACGATGACCGCGCGGCAGAAAGCAGCCTTTATTCAGAGAAAAATCCGCGGAACGTAAACAACACAACTTCAAAAAATCCGGCGCAGGAAATCAGCATAAAATATGTTCCGCTTACGGATGAACTTTTTTTGCAGTCAGACGGAAAGGGCGTTTTGCAAGATGACGGCGGATTTCTTTATGCAAACGGAATTGCGTCCGGCGCCTGGAATCTTGAAATAAAATATCCGAATAGAAAAGAAATTTACAATGTTCCAGTTGCAATAATCGGCGATAAGCTTTTTCTGAAATTCGTCATAAGACAAAGCGGTGAAGAAGGACTTTCCGGGTTTTGGAAAGATTCTGGAAACGCTTCTGGAATTTTAATAAGTCCGCCTGTTTCAAGCAAGGAACTTTTGTCTTATTTTGCCACGGATTCAGCAGTTTACCAAATCCGCTACTGGAAAACCGACATGGAATACGACAGTTCCGCACAGGCTTTTTTTTCCGACGCAGGAAGTGAATATTCTGTTCCAAAGCATCTTGTTGTCGCCGGGCAGATTTTTTCTTGCGTTACAGGGCGCAGAACCAAAATCCGCAGTGTAAAAAAAGTTTCCTCATTTCCGGCTGACTGCACTTTTAATTCAGTTTTAAAAATAAAATCTTCAAACGACTTAAATGGAATTCAAATTCCGAATGAAACTGTTTTTTCAACAATCTGCGCATTTGGCGAGCCTTATTTGACGCTTGAAAATGGAAAATCCCTTGAAGAAATTCTTGCTGAAAATCTGAAAAAAAATCCTCCGTCTCCTCAGCCGCTTTTTCCTCCGCACGGAATTCTTGACTTTGACTGGAGCATAATCGAAGACCCTCCAAAAGACTGGAACCGCCGCGTCCTTGACCTCGGAAAATAAAGATATTAAGAAATATCGCAGTATCATTTTATTTACAGTCATTATGTCATTCTCGTGCTTGACATGGGAATCTCTCAAAAAAAATATTAGACGGGGGGGGGTAACTGTAAAAAAAATTGACAAATGAAAATTTTGTTATATAATTTAAACCAAGTGTATTGTTAAGAGCCTCTACCAGAGGTTTTTGTTTTTTAAGGAGGACTTTATTATTATGGGAGAAAACACTTCGTCAAACACCGAAAAACGCAAGAGCCTTGTGTTCCGGCTTGTTCTTTTTGTAGGACTTTCAATTATATTTTTTAACGCCCTGCAGATTATTGTAACAGGAGAAATTACAAAAAAATCCCAGCTTGCTGATTCGGCAAACGACTACGGAGTTGTGGCAAAGGCGTATTCGCAGGTAATTTCAGAAAAGGTTGACGCCTATTTCTACGCTATGAATTTCTATGTGAATTCGGATATGGCCCTAGAAGGAACTTTTGACCAAATGCGCCAATGGCTTGTCTCTCAAGAAGACCACCGCATAAAAGAGTTCGACTACATAATGCTTGCAGGTTCTGATGGAATTGCCTATACAGACACTGGAAAACGCATCGATATTTCCGACCGTCCGTATTTTAAGGCGATAATGCAGGATGGAAAAACAAAATTCATCGATGATCCAGTGGTTTCAAGAACAACTGGGCAGTCTGTAATTCACGTAACACGCGCGATTGTACGCAACGGAAAGAATATCGGTCTTATTTCGGGCGTAATGCAGTCAAAAAATTTAGGCGAAATCATCAGCAATATAAAAGTTGGAAACACAGGATATGCGTTTGTTCTTGCCGACGACGGAACTGTCATTTCTCACCCGAACAGAGACTGGATAAACAAGCGCAACTTCCTTACAGGCTATTCGGAAGGACACGAGGATATGGGAGAACTTGCCAAGCGAATGGTCAGCCGCGAAACAGGACACGCCTGGCTAAAAGGAATTTATGATGAGCTGGAATTTATCAGTTTCACGCCGGTAGAAGGCACTTCATGGTCAATGGCAGTTTCGATTCAGCAGAAAGAAATTTATTCTACAATTTCTTCAATGATGGGGAAGATGGCTTTGCTTTCTCTTATAAGCGCGATTCTTCTTGTAAGCATAGCAGGCTTCCTTATGTACCGGGCAATCAAGCCTTTGAACACTCTTGACTCGGCAATAACAAAAATTGCTTCCGGCAACGCAGACCTTACACAAAGAATCGACATAAATTCCAACAACGAAATCGGCTTTGTTGTAAAAGGATTCAATAAATTTGTAGGCAAATTGCAGGAAATTATTTCTGATGTAAAAACTTCTAAAAACGACCTTTCTAGCGCCGGTGAAGTTCTTGAAGAAAGCACGCATAATACTTCAAGCGCAATCACGCAGATTCTTGCGAACATCGACAGTGTAAGAAATCAGATTGTAAGCCAAAGCTCAAGCGTTGAAGAAACAGCCGGAGCTGTAAACGAAATCGCTTCAAATATTTCTTCACTTGAAAGAATGATTGAAAACCAGACCGCGGGTGTAAGCCAGGCTTCCGCCGCCGTTGAGCAGATGATTGGAAACATTTCTTCTGTAAATCAGTCTGTTGACAAAATGGCTTCTTCATTCAGCGAGCTTCAGTCTGACGCGCAGAACGGTTTCTCTAAGCAGCAAATCGTAAACGAGCAGATAGAAAAAATTGAAAAGCAGTCCGCAATGCTTCAGGAAGCAAACGCCGCTATTTCTTCAATTGCAAGCCAGACAAACCTTCTTGCCATGAACGCCGCAATTGAAGCCGCCCACGCAGGCGAAGCCGGAAAAGGATTCAGCGTTGTTGCAGACGAAATCCGTAAGCTTTCTGAAACTTCTACTTCTCAGTCAAAGACAATCGGCGACCAGCTTAACAATATCCGCGAGTCTATCGATGAAGTTGTTGCTTCTTCCGCGGAATCAAGCTTGGCATTTGAAAGTGTTTCAAAGAAAATCAAGGACACAGACCAACTTGTTGTTCAGATTAAGTCGGCGATGGAAGAGCAGACAGAAGGCTCTAAGCAGATAAACGAAGCTCTTCATTCCATGAACGACAGTTCTTCCGAAGTTCGCAACGCATCTTCTGAAATGTCCGCCGGAAATCAGGCGATTCTTGAGGAAGTAAAGCGGCTTCAGGATGCCACAATGGTTATGAAGGAAAGCATGGA
The sequence above is drawn from the uncultured Treponema sp. genome and encodes:
- a CDS encoding methyl-accepting chemotaxis protein; translation: MGENTSSNTEKRKSLVFRLVLFVGLSIIFFNALQIIVTGEITKKSQLADSANDYGVVAKAYSQVISEKVDAYFYAMNFYVNSDMALEGTFDQMRQWLVSQEDHRIKEFDYIMLAGSDGIAYTDTGKRIDISDRPYFKAIMQDGKTKFIDDPVVSRTTGQSVIHVTRAIVRNGKNIGLISGVMQSKNLGEIISNIKVGNTGYAFVLADDGTVISHPNRDWINKRNFLTGYSEGHEDMGELAKRMVSRETGHAWLKGIYDELEFISFTPVEGTSWSMAVSIQQKEIYSTISSMMGKMALLSLISAILLVSIAGFLMYRAIKPLNTLDSAITKIASGNADLTQRIDINSNNEIGFVVKGFNKFVGKLQEIISDVKTSKNDLSSAGEVLEESTHNTSSAITQILANIDSVRNQIVSQSSSVEETAGAVNEIASNISSLERMIENQTAGVSQASAAVEQMIGNISSVNQSVDKMASSFSELQSDAQNGFSKQQIVNEQIEKIEKQSAMLQEANAAISSIASQTNLLAMNAAIEAAHAGEAGKGFSVVADEIRKLSETSTSQSKTIGDQLNNIRESIDEVVASSAESSLAFESVSKKIKDTDQLVVQIKSAMEEQTEGSKQINEALHSMNDSSSEVRNASSEMSAGNQAILEEVKRLQDATMVMKESMDEMAIGAKKINETGAALSEISSKVKGSISNIADQIDRFRV